The following is a genomic window from Solanum stenotomum isolate F172 unplaced genomic scaffold, ASM1918654v1 scaffold35404, whole genome shotgun sequence.
ATCTCTCTTACGTATCtggtatcccaaatacatgcGGATCACACCAAATACAAATATCTAGtttgattcacatgtatctgatatacatagacaaatctcgcTTGCCTCCCTCATGTTCTCGCTCGCCTCTTTCCCTATTTTAGTGCATCTGATAGCAAAAAACATGTATTTAAGTGCATCTGACTTGAAATCTGATATGCAATTGTTAATTAGtgagataaaatataattatttcaaactatagaaaatattaaataaatataatagaaatatttatataattagataATTTCTCCTAAAATGATTGAATGTTTTGGGCTAAATAGATGGGCCGGCCCAAATAAATATATGGAATAAGCAGGCCATAATTAGTGAATCAGGCTAACCAACTTCATGTTTCATAAGGGCACCCCTCTATTATTTTGAAAGTCCAACTTACTAAAAAGGCTCACATTTTTATCGGCATCCCGTTGGAGTGTTTAGATGCCAGTTGAGATCAAATTAAAATGTTTATATGTGTATTCTAAAAATTAAAGTGTTTTCTATCCGTTGAAGAgtgtatgtatatgtattgtatctttaaataactattttttcttttataaattggGATTCGAACAGTCTCAACGTCCTTGTTGAGTGTTGCTCTATGAGTCGTCTAGTAATCTCTAACTTAGTCTTCGAACTCTATGTTCCAGCCCCAAGCTCCATAAAAGCCCAACCGGGTTCTTATTATAAAATGAACTCTACCTTGAGGATGGATGTAATTCAGTTCGAATGAAATGATAGGGCTGAAAAGGAAGCTTACAAAAGATCATCTCTCTCACTATGGATAATTGTTTATTTGCGAGAAACATCTGTTCCGCTTTATTCTTTCGAAAagtttattgaataaaaacaaATTTCGAGCTCAACACATGAAAGTTTAATTGTTCAACCAACTAGCTATAGTTATTACTCCAAACTATAGTGACTCCACCCAAACACAAAGAGACAATACTTGTCactttcttataaaaaaaaaacattattgtaCAATTAAAAATCATCTTATTATAGTAATATAAACAAGATTCCAATAACAATGAACATGccactaatttaataaaataacataaaatttagTATATAGTATTATATAGACATACAGTATTCTTGTATTGACAATCTCCATTTTTgtctttcttcatcttcctcaacCCCTCCCCCCCACCCCTCCCCTTCCCACCACCTCTAAAACCCCACCATAACCCCTTTTCTCCATAGCCATTATGCAAGCTAATTTACTTTCCCCACCTCTACACCCCACCACCCTCAAAATCCCATCTTTCAATACCCAATGTAGACCCTACTACAGTAGCCTCCCACCCACCCTCACCATCCGAGCCGCCGGAGCACCACCGGAGACTACCAACTCAACAACCCCAtctcaaaaactcaataaaTTCAGCAGCCGGATTACTGAACCCAAGTCCCAAGGTGGTTCACAAGCGATTCTGTACGGTGTTGGATTATCTGATGATGATATGAAAAAACCCCAAATTGGGATTTCATCTGTTTGGTATGAAGGGAACACTTGTAATATGCATTTGTTGAAACTTGCTGAAGCTGTTAAAGAAGGGGTTCAAGAAGCTGATATGGTGGGATTCAGGTTTAATACTATTGGTGTTAGTGATGCTATTTCTATGGGGACTAGAGGAATGTGTTTTAGTTTGCAGTCAAGAGATTTGATTGCTGATAGTATTGAAACTGTTATGTCTGCTCAGTGGTATGATGGGAATATTGCTATACCTGGATGTGATAAAAATGTGAGCCTCCTTTTAGCTTTTTtatagaatttgaaaaaaaaggacTAATTTTGTTGCGTATTGCTCTCCATTTCACATTATTTCGTTATAGTTATTGCTTGCTTATGCTTTATTTTAAGTTGAGGGTTTATTGAAAATATCCTCTCGTAGAGGTAGGCGTAATGTCAAGAGATTTGATTGATTGCTGGTAGTAATGAAACTGTCATGTCTGCTCATAGTGGGAGTATTACTATACCTGGATTTAATAAAAATGTGAGCTTCTTTTAGTTTTCTaatagaatttgaaaaaaaaaaaaaggacttaTTTCTTTACGGACTGCTCTCTGTTTCACATTATTTCGTTATTGTTACTGCTTgcttatgatttattttaagttgaggGTCTATTGAAAGTATCCTCTCGTAGAGGTAGGCGTAATGTCAAGAGAATTGATTGATTGCTGATAGTAATGAAACTGTCATGTCTGCTCAGTGGTATGATAGGAATATTGCTATACCTGTATGTGATGAAAATGTGAGcttctttttagtttttaatagaatttgaaaaaaaagggGATCATTTTTAGCTATCAGTTAATGCTTAAAACTCTTTTCTAAAGTATATTCTTCTAGGAAGTGTATTTTGTCCATACCATGTGAGTGAATCTGTGACACTCTTTTCTgtacttttttgtttgtttttggaTGTTCTTGATATTGGTGAATTGTGAGTTCTTTTATCCAATTGTGGAGTGTGAAAGTCGACACAAATAAGTTTTATTGGGgtattagtttttatttattgaataaaagatGCATGCTATTATTATGGAGAAAAAGATGTGAGCTTTGCAATTTTATTGGTATATTCAACACATTTGCTGTTTTACTTTCATAATATTGCTGTCTATCCTTGTACATACTTGCAATCTCGTGTAGTAAGATTTCTTGAACTAGTATATTTTAAGATTTGTATAAAAGTTTGATGATTCTTTTTTGCAATTTGAGCAAGCAAAAACATGAATTCCAGCATGCTCTATCTCCTTCAAGTGATAATTGTTGTAATTTGGCAGATGCCAGGCACAATTATGGCGATGGGAAGATTAAACAGGCCAAGTATCATGATATATGGTGGAACCATTAAGGTCAGATAGTAACATTCATCTCTGATTCTTTCTTGTTCGTCCAAAGCCTCTTTTCCTgtagattatatatattatcttcTGAATTTCTGCTGCTTTGGACCATGCTATCGCTTTCAAAATTTCTTTGagaaaagtaaaattgaatAACCATGGGCAATAAACAAAAAGGGAGACTGAACTTTCAGGGAGGAATATCAAAAAGGAAAGGTGAAGGAGAACCAGTGTAGGATCTGAAATCTAATGCTTTGATGTACTGAGCAAGTGAGATAGTAGAGAAATCACTCAATATGAAAAACAGACACATCAATTACATAATTGTCTAATTGTAAGGGTAACCAACTTTCTAGAAATAATACTAAATAAAAAGCGACATAAACAACTCTAGATGAAATTTTGACATTTGCTGCATTACATGTTGATCTCTTATTCTGTTTGcttttaaattgttattgaTCCTTTACCTTTTCTCTAATATACAGCCTGGTCATTTTCAAGGGCACACATTCGACATAGTATCGGCCTTCCAGGTATTTCTTCTTATTGCCCCCTATAGCAATTCTTCTGTCCATTTTGCCTTCGAAGTGTGATAAAAATCCTCTGTTTAGGTAGGGCTTTGAATGGACTTTGTGACACATGGAGAATAATAAGCGCGCTTGGGGTGAAAACATATCAGTGGATGGTCTTTAGAaaataaaaccattaaaactaGGATAAAGCATGTTTTGATTGAAGTTCTCTTAGCCTATGCGAGTACTTGAGGAACCATGGGGGAACACCAAAATATTCAAGAGGGAGCTTATGTAAAGTGAGTTCAAGTTGTCTAAAGGATGGGAtttttttgtatgattttttctttgataagtAAAGCATTTACACACAAATTCACTAAGGAGGTGAGTAAAAAAGCTTTACTAGATTACAATTCTTCTGTTAGCCGCTTTATTTCTATTCTTACCCAATAaggtcataattttttttttaagcatTTCCTAGCCTATGAAATCCCCTCGTAGAATTTTAAGCTTTCAGACGTGTCATTTGGTAGTTGTAGTTATGGGTTTATATGATAGAAGCATGCTCTGTGACTTGAAATCTTTTATTTTGAGAAGGCTAAACTTGAAAGGCAGCCTTTTGTCTTAGATTTTTGAATCACAGATCTTCAATTCTGCAAGAACATTGGTGATTACCTCTTCATGCTTTGATTTTAATTATAGGTGTATGGAGAGTATGTTAGTGGTGGTGTCAGTGATGAGCAAAGGATGAATGTAGTTCGTAATTCATGTCCGGGTGCGGGTGCTTGTGGTGGAATGTATACTGCAAACACCATGGCATCTGCTATTGAGACATTGGGCATGTCGCTGCCTTATAGGTAGAAAAATGTGACGCAGTTAAACTTTGTTTAAAAGAATGAAGATTCATCTCTAATATGTCCATCTTTTCATCTCCtttccaatacacaagctcttcCACACCTGCTGAAGATCCACTGAAGTTGGATGAGTGCCGCCTAGCGGGGAAATATCTTTTGGAATTGTTGAAGATGGACTTGAAGCCTCAAGATATCATCACAAAAAGGTCACTCCGAAATGCAATGGTGATGGTCATGGCACTTGGTGGATCTACAAATGCTGTACTACATTTAATTGCTATTGCAAGGTGAGCAATCTTTCCTCCGAGTTCACTTTATTTGTTGGATGAGTGTGTGAGTCATGATTTGTATCTCCACAGATCTGTTGGCCTGGAATTAACTCTAGATGACTTCCAGAAGGTTAGCGATAAGGTTCCTTTCCTTGCAGATCTGAAGCCTAGTGGAAAATACGTCATGGAGGATGTGCACAAGGTTTGTGCAATACTATGTGTGCCAACATAGTTGTAGTTTGGTTGTATGGGCATCCCTTCCTGTTTATTTTGTTCTGATGAGCTTGGTTGTGTAGATTGGAGGTACACCTGCAGTCATCCGCCACCTATTGGAGCTTGGGTATTTGGATGGAGACTGTATGACTGGTATTGGTTTAATGACCTTAGTAGATATTCTCTTATATACGTCTTCTAAAATTGGTGGAACTCATTTCTCTTGCTATTTGATTTGTAGTAACGGGAAAGACTCTGGCTGAAAATGCAAAGCTATTTCCTTCTTTAGCTGAAGGTCAGGTAGGTCTCTCTACCAATGACTGCTTCCCATGTGTTGCACTAATTTTTGTTATAGGTTTATTGCTCCTGATGGAAATTAGGGATAAATACTCAGTTTTgtccatctttctttttcttctagcaAATTATAAGGCCGTTGTCAAACCCTATCAAAGAAACAGGCCATATTCAGATATTATATGGAAACCTTGCACCAGAGGGCAGCGTGGCAAAGATCACTGGAAAAGAAGGGATGTACTTTAAAGGTAAGTTCTTATTTGGAGTTTAATATTTGGTGTCTTTGGACACTATCTGTTTGCCTCTTGAAGATAGAACCAATCATGGGAATTTGTTCATCAGGCCCCGCTCTAGTGTTTGAAGGAGAGGAAGCTATGATTGCGGCTATCTCAGAAGACCCTTTGAGTTTTAAGGCAAGCCGAAAATCCCTTTCCATgtctttcttcctttctttcttttactGCTATCATTATAAACCAGGGAATGGAGTGAGGAGGCCATATGAGTGCCAAAGCGTCAATTGTCTAAGAAGCATTCATAGCTCAGAGTAATAGTAAATATTGAAATTTCTTGAAGCCTAGTAGACAAAAGGGTGCAAGCATTTACTAACAATGGATCCTGTCTTGGa
Proteins encoded in this region:
- the LOC125852457 gene encoding dihydroxy-acid dehydratase, chloroplastic-like, with translation MQANLLSPPLHPTTLKIPSFNTQCRPYYSSLPPTLTIRAAGAPPETTNSTTPSQKLNKFSSRITEPKSQGGSQAILYGVGLSDDDMKKPQIGISSVWYEGNTCNMHLLKLAEAVKEGVQEADMVGFRFNTIGVSDAISMGTRGMCFSLQSRDLIADSIETVMSAQWYDGNIAIPGCDKNMPGTIMAMGRLNRPSIMIYGGTIKPGHFQGHTFDIVSAFQVYGEYVSGGVSDEQRMNVVRNSCPGAGACGGMYTANTMASAIETLGMSLPYSSSTPAEDPLKLDECRLAGKYLLELLKMDLKPQDIITKRSLRNAMVMVMALGGSTNAVLHLIAIARSVGLELTLDDFQKVSDKVPFLADLKPSGKYVMEDVHKIGGTPAVIRHLLELGYLDGDCMTVTGKTLAENAKLFPSLAEGQQIIRPLSNPIKETGHIQILYGNLAPEGSVAKITGKEGMYFKGPALVFEGEEAMIAAISEDPLSFKGKVVVIRGEGPKGGPGMPEMLTPTSAIMGAGLGKDVALLTDGRFSGGSHGYVVGHICPEAQEGGPIGLVQNGDIITIDIQKKKMDVQLSDEELEQRRKNWTPPAYKADRGVLYKYIKNVQSASKGCVTDE